The segment TGCCCGGCTTTGCAGCTGTCCGCCCTGGCTGCTGAGCTGTACCTCCTGCATGCGAATGAGGAAGGAGTCGATGAAGTCCCTCGGGGAGTTGGGGTCCAGGGTGCGTTGATTCTGCTCCACCTTCTTGGCTATGAAGTCCTCCAGACCCTGCAGCTCCTTAAATGCCTGTTGCTGTGGCCCTGGCAGGTGCTTCATCACTGAATGGAACATTTCACAGAGctgaggatggggagggaagaaaggcaggGAAGGGTAGTTGTTCACGGGCAAGTCCTGCTGGGAGCGGTGCCTTTCTTGGGGCAAGAAGGGCAGTGGGTTAAAAGCACCTGTCCAGGTATTTATGATTTATATGGAGCTTGATGGGAGGAGATATCTAAGTTTTCACGTGAGTTAAGTATGAGGGCCCTTGTCCCGGAATGTAGGTGAGGTGGATTGGGACACGTAGCCAGGTTTCAGGTATTCAGGTGAGGCTGGATTGGAGAACACATCTAGGTGTTCAGATATTCAGGCAGGGTTGGGTTGGGAGACACATATCTAGGTGTTTAAGCATTCAATTGGTCTCACAAGTTTGAGACAATTGTCCAGATATTTAGGGGATCTGAATTGGGGGCTTTTGTCCAGGTGTTCACGTATTAAGTGGGGCTGGTATACAGGTGTTAAAGTGGGGGGAGACACCTGTTCATGTGTTTCAGATATTCACATGGGCTGATAGGGGGCACATCTGTAGGTGTTTGAGTGAGCTGGGTTGGGGGATACTTATTTCAGTATTTGGGGAGCAGTCTGTCCAGGTGTGTTTACACATTTAGGGAATCATTATTGGAACCTGCCCTGATGTTCAAATATTTAACTGGGCTTGTAGGTGGCACTTACTAGCTATTCTAGTGGGCCAGTGTGGGACACCTGTGTAAATATCAAATGATTCTGATGGGCTGGATTTTATAGCACCTGGTGTTTGGGTGTTTGGGAAGTTGGCTGGGGTGGTTACTTGTCCAGGTGTTAAGATATTCAGATAGAAAGATGGAATATCTTAATAGGGAGCAACTAACTGTTAGATATTAAGGTAAGTCCAGATGGGAACACCTGCCCAGGTGAGAGAGCTGGTATGAGGATGTGTTTCTTGTCTTCAGGCTCTGGtcaccatctcctcctcctcctcctccttcttttcttctccttcttctctttctccctctctctttcccctcctcactccctcccctctttctttttcttcttcttcttctccttcttcttcttcttctccaccctcctcttcctcttcctctcctcctcctactccttcttcctctcctcctcctccttcttctccttcctctccccctccccttcttcctcttccctcttcttcctcttcctctcctcctctttctcctcctcctccttcttctccttcttcctcttcccctccccctccccttccacctcctcctctttctccttcttctccttcttttcctcctcttccttttcctccttgtcTGTCCTCTTCCACTTCCCTGTCCCCTTCCTACTCCTTTTCTTCCtactcctttccttctcctcctctgtcgtcttcttcttcttcttcttcttctttcttcttcttcttcttcttctccttctcctccttctccttctggtgAGGAGCTACTGTTGAGATATCCAAGTGTCTTTGGAAACTGGGTACTGGGCACCTGTCCTCTATTCTGGTGCAACTGTTCAGTTGTCCAAGAGTGGGGGCTGGTTTTGAGGGTACCCTACTATAGGAGGATGGGAGTTTAGGGCACCTGTCTCCATGAGGGAAAGCAATTGGTGGGTTGTGGTAGGGGTATTATAGAGCCAGACTGGGATGGGTTACCTGCCCCATAGAGGTAGCTGTGAACTGGAAGCTTCCCAGCATCATACGCAGCAGTGACAGGAACTCTTTGTCCTCATAGTCAAAGCGGTCCCCAAAGACAATGGAGCTGATGACATTGGACACTGTTCGGCTCAGGAAGAAGGTGGGATCGATGAAGGCACCTGGGAAATGggatggggttggggagagaCAGGGATTTGGGGGAGTGTCAACTGGGCGGTCTGATGCCAGCCTGAATATTGGAGGAGGGCACTGGAGTGAGGAGCCAAACTTCCAGCACAAGATCCCAGAGTCTGGAGCCCAGATGCCCTCCCCCAAGCCAGTCCCCTTCCCGGAGGAGACAGCGTGGGTCCCTGTGGGTGTACCGCTCTTTCTTGTTCACTCCCAGGCCTGCTCACCATGTGTGCCCCGAAAGGCTTCGATGAGGAAGCCCGCTTCCTCCTGGATGCGCTCCTCAATGCCACGCTTGCCCACTCCAAAGTCCCGCAGCGTGGTGATGGAGAAGCGCCGGAGCTGCTTGGCGCGCTCCCCGTTGCTGAACGTCACCCCtggtgaggcagggaggggtggagacAGAGGTAGGCAGAGAGCAGGAGTAGAGAAGGATgggttggggggtgagggagacagagagagatacaactgagggtcagagaaatACTGAAAGAGAGTTGGAAGAAAAGAATCAGGAGAGAGGCAAGGACATGGGGATGTAGGACCAGGGCTTCAAGGCAGAAATCCCAAGAGCTTCTCCCAgacccagaggaagaagaggcatCCATGAGAGAGAATAGGGAGATGGGCCGAGAAGCAGGGGGAATAGAGACTGAGTCAAGCTAGAGAAGACCAAGGAGAGGCCACAATAACCAGGAATAAGGACAGAGGGAAGCAGGGGTAGAACTTGGCCACAACCTTGGGCGGGTGAGGTCAGGAGAAGaacagtggggaaactgagaccatCAAGTGTGCCTGGCCACGCACCCCCACCCGGAGCTCCTCACCATAGCCTTTGAAGAGATAGTCGAAGGTGGCCTGTGCGCCTCGCCCGCTGAACTCCTCAGCCTGGTCCACCAGAGCCTCCTTCACCGCCTCGTGTCCACACAGCACCACGATGCGCCGGGGCCCCAGGTGGACCGTGAAGACTGGGCCATATCGCTCGCTGATCTGATGCAGGTGAATGCTTAGAGGCTGCGGCCCGCACTGGGAACTGGCCCTGTGCCCAGCTCTCACCTACTGCATGCACTTCCCCCAGGTTCTGATACTGAAGGGCCTGGACATCCCAAAATCTGCTCTTTCTTATGTAGGACCCTGCTGGCCAACCTGCACATTTCCACTTTCTTAAGACTGGTCCAACCTTGCCCATCCCCTGCCACCAAGTCCCAGCTCATTTAGGCAGGCTCCCAGGCTCACCCCCATTCCACCCATCCCCTGTCCTGACACCTTCATGAAGGAATCAGACATCTGCTGAGTGTTCAGTTGCAGGTAGTTCCCGATGAAGGGCAATGGGGTGGGTCCTGGAGGGAACTTCTCCCAGAGCTTCCTCTGCCTCCAGACAGACATCAAGACCATTGTGGTCAGGCAGGTGAGCAAAGCCACCAGAAGCAGCCCTGAGGCCAGCATGGTGGTACTGGGAGAGATGGTCAGATGGTGCTGACTGGGGTTGTTTGCCTTTATACGACCTGGGAGAGAAGGGTGGACTTTGGTCCTGTTTGTTAATTGCCATTTCACTTCCCAGCTacactgcctccccccccccccacccccagactcacAGCTGAGCTTGGGATAAGCCAGCaaggcagggaagaggggaaCTCAGGGAGATTAACAGAGAGTGGTCCCCAAGACTGAATGTGTCACGCCTCAGAAGGGCCACCCCAAGTCTGTAGACTTGGGTGAAGCAGTAGACAAATTCTGAACCTTAAGATTTTAGAATATATAGATTCAGAGTCCTGAACTTTGGATTTGAGCTCAGAATGAGAATTGGCCCAAAAATTATGTATTAGGGCATCTTAGGAGAAAAGAATCCAGAGATCTGGGTTTAAGAGTGCTGGAATGGGACAGCATGTATGGCCATAGTTTTGGGATTTTTTCCTGAGGAGGGATGTACAGTTAAAGGTCTCTGGAGGGGAGATCCCAGGGAGTGGATTTGAGGGTCTTGGGGTGAGGGAGGACCCCTGGCTGTGATGGGGGTTCCCAGAAGAAGTATATGGGAGTCCAGCAGGATCAAAGAGTCGGTACCTCCCCCAGGCTTTGACCGACCTTTGCTTTGGACACAGTACCTCCTCTGGTGCCCAGAATCCCCACTGGGACCTCAGAGCAAGGTCAGGATCAGTGTCATTGCCTGTCTGTGGTTGGGAAAGGGGTAGAAGTCCAGAGCCACGTTTAAGTGGAACCTTTCTAAGGAAGGAAGAGTAACTTGTGGTCTCCGTGGCAGAGGGCCTGGGAAGGACTTGGAAATAGTAATGACATCCACCCATATGGTGCCAAATAGTCCCAACTGTCTCAAGGGGCATAATTTACAGAAAGCCTCACCGGTCTTACCCAGGTCCCTGGGGGAGCTCACTAGGTTCATCATTTCTATTGTTGCTGTTAGTAGTCGTGCTACTAATGTTCCCCATTTGGTGTGTGAGAATACTGAGGACAGACAACAGAGGGTGGGCAGGGGCTCCTGTGTCTCCTGGTCTGCATGCTTACTCCCCCTTCCCGGGGCTGGGTTTCCCCGCCAGTGGGAAGGGGGCACTTGAGAAGAGGAGGTGGAGTGTGAGGGTGTGGGAGGTCCCTCTGGGGTTTGGCAGGGCTGCTGGCAGCAAACAGAGGGAGTGATGGCGGGAGAGGATTGGGAAAACTCCTGAGTGGGGAGAGAACcaggctctggaggctggaagtgggAGTGAGGGAAGATGGTAACCCTGCTGTCCTTCCCTCAGCGACCTTCTTCCTTAACAATAGGGCGCTAGCCTTTGGTGAGCACTCATTGTGCAGAGCCAGTGTGTGGACATGTGGTCTCATGGAATCCTTCTAGCAGGGGTCCCATTCATAGCATCCTCCTTTTGCTGTTCAGAAGAGCAGGCCTCCCCTACTGccacttgctcagggtcacacccG is part of the Neomonachus schauinslandi unplaced genomic scaffold, ASM220157v2 HiC_scaffold_1222, whole genome shotgun sequence genome and harbors:
- the LOC110590333 gene encoding cytochrome P450 2A13; this encodes MLASGLLLVALLTCLTTMVLMSVWRQRKLWEKFPPGPTPLPFIGNYLQLNTQQMSDSFMKISERYGPVFTVHLGPRRIVVLCGHEAVKEALVDQAEEFSGRGAQATFDYLFKGYGVTFSNGERAKQLRRFSITTLRDFGVGKRGIEERIQEEAGFLIEAFRGTHGAFIDPTFFLSRTVSNVISSIVFGDRFDYEDKEFLSLLRMMLGSFQFTATSMGQLCEMFHSVMKHLPGPQQQAFKELQGLEDFIAKKVEQNQRTLDPNSPRDFIDSFLIRMQEEQNNPNTEFYMKNLVLTTLNLFFAGTETVSTTLRYGFLLLMKHPEVEAKVHEEIDRVIGKNRQPKFEDRAKMPYTEAVIHEIQRFGDMIPMGLARRVTKDTKFREFLLPKGTEVFPMLGSVLRDPKFFSNPRDFHPQHFLDENGQFKKSDAFVPFSIGKRPL